Part of the Mycolicibacterium thermoresistibile genome, GCTCGGCGATGCGCTCCTGCCAGCGCATCCCGGCTCGCGGAAACTCGGTACCCCTGCCGGCCGCCTCCGGATTGGGGTCGGTGAGATCCAGCCCGGAGCAGAACCCGCGCCCGGCGCCGGTGAGGACCACAGCACGGCAGTCGTTGTTCGCGTGGATGTCGGCGAGGGTCTCGTGCAACTGCTCGACCAGTTCGTAGGACAACGCGTTGAGCTTCTCCGGGCGGTTGAGCGTGACGATGGCGATGTCGGGACTCGGATAACGCGACTCCAGCACAGGCATGGGGCTCAGCGTAAGCGCAACCGGTTGCGGTATCGCGACGGTTCCTGGTGAAGTGATCAGCGATGACCCGACTGCCGCCGGCACCGTTACGGGACCGGATCACCCGCGCCTTGCGCGCATTGCAGAAGGACGCGCCGGCCGCGCTCGCCGAACCGGACGCCTACGACGACGCCGAGGTGGCCGCGATGCTGCGCCAGATCGGCATCGCGCTGGTGGAGATTCAGCAGCCCACCCAGCTGGTCCGGGACCGGCTCCTGCACATCGCCCGCCGGTACACCACCAAGGAGGTGCGGGTCGTGGTGCTGCCGACCGTGCTGCTCATCCAGATCGGCGCCGAGACCCACGAGATCGAATCCTCCACCCGCGGCACCACCCAGCTCGACCTGGCCGGCCGCGTCGACGCGGTCGCCGAACTGGCTGGCGCCGGCGCGATCACCCCGCGCGACGCGATCGCCGCGCTGTCCGACGCGCGGTCGATGCGGCACCGGTTCGGCCCCGCGCGCACCATCCTCGGCTATGTGCTGACCACGCTCGGATTCGGCATCCTCATCAACCCGACCTGGGCGTCGTTGCCGTGGTACGTGCTGCTGGGCGCGCTGGTCGGGGTCATCCTCACCATCTCGTCGTCGCTGCCCGCGCTGACCCCGGTGGCGCCGGCGGTGGCGGCGATGGTGGTTACCGCCCTGTCCGCCGGTTTCATCGCCGAGGCCGCCAACGACAATCTGTTGCGGGTGATCAGCCCACCGCTGGTGGCGATTCTGCCCGGCATGTCGCTGACCATCGGTGCGATGGAACTGGCGAGCTCCGCGGTGATCGCCGGTGCGAGCCGGCTGATGTACGGCCTCACCCAGCTGGTCCTGCTCCTCTTCGGGGTCACGCTCGGGCTGAGCCTCATCGACCACCGGTCGGCACAGCAGATGTCGCCGCTGATGGGGGAGTGGACGTTCTATCCGGCGATCGTCGTCATCGGGATCGGCATCTACCTCTACCTGTCGGGTCCACCGGGGTCGCTGCTGTGGCTGACCGCGGCGGTCGGCGTGGCGCTCGTCGGGCAACAGGTCGGTGAACTGTTCACCTCCCCGGCGCACGCCGGGGCGCTCGGAGCGCTGCTGACCGTGCCGTTCGCGGTGATCGCGGCGCGGATCAGATCGTCACCGCCGGCGATCGTGATGCTGCTGGCCGCGTTCTGGTCGTTGGTTCCCGGCGCGCTCAGTTTCGAGTCGCTGGGGGAGGCCGCCACCGATGACGCCATCGACGTCCGCGCACTCGGATCGGCGGTCGCGGCGATCCTCTCGATCGCGCTGGGCACGCTGGTCGGGTGGAGCCTGTACACCACCTGGACGGCCCGGCTCCGGCGCGTCAACGCTGACAGTGCGGACACCAGTAACTGACCCGCTCACCGCCGGCGTCGCGCGCGATCAGGGTGCCGCACCGCCGGCAGGGTTTTCCGCCGCGGCCGTACACCCACAGATCCCGTCCCTGCCGGGTGTCGCCGGTCGTGGTGCGATTCCAGCGGGTGCGGTTGAGCCACAGCATGTCCCGTGCCCGCTGCATCATCCGCACCGGGTCGGTGACCGCACCCGCCGCGGTGGTGGGCAGATGCCCGGTGACGAAACACAGTTCGTTGCAGTACACGTTGCCCACCCCGGCCAGCACCCGCTGGTCCAGCAGCGCCTCGGCCAGCGGACGGTCCGGATCGGCGGTCAGGTTCGCCGCCGCCACCTCCGCATCCCAGTCGGGGCCGAGCAGATCCGGTCCGAGGTGGGCGACGACGTCCATGTCGTGACGACGGTCGAGGACCTGCAGCACCCCGAGATCGATGCCCACCGCCTGGACCGGTTCGATGTCCGATCCCGGCCCGCCGGCGGCTTCCAGCAGGATCCGGATGCGGTGGCCGGCGCGGCTCGGCCGGTTCAGCGGGTGCACCCGCCAACTGCCGTCCATCTTCAGATGCGAGTGGATGCTCGCGTCGGCGACCCGGATGAACAGGTGTTTGCCGCGGCTGAGCACCTCGTCGACGCGGAGCCCGGCGAGGTCGACGGTGGCGTACCGCGGCACCCGGATGTCGCAGCGGGTCAGGGTTTTCCCGGTCAGCCCGACCCGCAGCATCTCCGCCGTACGCCAGACGGTGTCACCTTCGGGCATACCGAAACGCTACCCGCGCCCCGGCGAGGGGTAGGTCTTGACGGGCCCCGTGCGAGATGGTCAGGTGTGCGGGTGCGAACCGTTCTTGTCACCTGCGCGGCCCTGCTGGCCGCAGTGTTCCTCGGCGCGGCCCCGGCCGCGGTGTTCCTCGGAGCCCCGCCCGCCGCCGCCCAGCCGACCCCGTCCGCCGACCAGTTGACCGCCCAGTTGCAGCGGGTGCTGGACACGTCGCTGCCCGACGAGACCCGGGCCGCCGAACTCGAGGGCGGCCTGGCCGCGGTGCCCACCGCGAACAACATCGCCGGCGTGATCAACCGCTACGACGCGGTGATGTCCTGGCGGGTACAGAACCCCGTCCACAACGGGGACCGGCTGGATGCCCAACTGGCCGTGTCGATCCCGCTGTTCGGCACCCGCACCCACGACATCTACTGGATCGAGCAGGGCGGCAGGTGGAAGCTCAGCAACGCGTCGGCCTGCGTCATCGCCCGCGACGCGGCCGGCACCGACTGCACCGTCTGATCGGCCACGCGGTCCGGCCGGCGCCGGCTCACCGCAGCCGTAGACCCCGCGGCGTCCGGGAGAATCCGGCCCCGGTCAGGGCGTCCACCACCGCCTGCCGGGCCGCATCGGCGCCCGGCTCGAGCACCGGCACCCCGTTGATCCGTTCCACCAGCAGCGACGGCACCCGTCCGGCGGTGACCAACCCGGCCAGCGCCGCGGCCGCCGCGGCGTGCGCCTCGGCGTCGGCGTGGTCGCCGAACGTCAGCAGCGAACGGCCACCGCGCTCGATGAACCACCGCAGCGCACCGTCGACCAGCACCACCAGCGCTCCGGCCTTGCGGCCCGGCCGATGCCCGACATCGGGGTCACCGGCCCCGCCGGCGGGCCAGGGCAGCGCCGCGCCGTACGGGTTGGCCGGATCCGCCGCGGCCAGCACCACCGCGTGATATCCGGGCCGCTGCGGGTCCACACTGTCCAGATAGGAACGCAGCCGGTCCACGGTCGACGCCACCGCGAACTGCGCGCCGCCCAGCGACTCGACGAAGTAGCCGCGCTGGCACCGGCCGGCCTCCTCGAAGGCGGTCAGCACCTTGTAGAGGGTGCCGAACCCGCCCGGCACCGCCTCGGCGACCACGGACCCCTTGGTGAGCACGCCGTACCGGTGCAGCAGCAGTTCGGCCTGGAAGTGCGCCCGCACCGTGGCGTCGGTCTCCGGTGCGGGCAGCGCGGACCACCGCCCCGCCACCGTCGGGTCGGCCGCGCGGGTCTGGGCCGCCACCACGCTGTAGCGGCTCAACCGGGGCGGCCGGCGGGACTGCTGGTGGGCGGGAGCACCGCCGCGCCGTCCGGTGCGGCCCGCGCCGGAGAGCATCGCGCGCACCGGTGCGAAGGTGTCGCCGGTGACCCAACCGGCCCACACCAGTTCCCACAGGGCCGTTCGCACCGCGGTGGTGTCGGTCCCGGCGCCGCCGGCCAGCTGCCGGAAGAAGTAGCCGCCGCCTCCGCCGAGGGTGTCCAGGATCGCGCGGTGCACATCGGTGAACTCGATCTCGGCGGGTTCGGCCAACGTCAGCGGCGCCGAATCACCGAGGTGGAACGCGATCCAGCCGTCGGCCCCGGTGGCGCCCCCGCCGATCGCACCGGCACCGGACCAGATCACCTCCCCGGACGCCAGGAGCTCATCGAGCATCGCCGGCTGGTAGTCGCGCACCCGCTGCGGCAGGATCAGCGACTCCACCGCCGAGGCCGGCATCGGCACACCGGCCAGCTGCTCGATCACCGCGGCCAGCCCGTCGATGCCGGAGTTCGCGGTGCCCACCTGCTGCCAGGCCGGCAGGAACCGGCCGAACGCGGCGGTGCTGACCGGCTCGACCTGGGCGCGCAGCGCGGCCAGGGAGCGCCGCCGCAGGATCCGGAGCACCTCGGCGTCGCACCATTGTTCGGTGGTGTCGACGGCGTCGGTGGTGAACTCGCCGCGCACCAGCCGCCCGTCGGCGGCCATCCGGTGCAGCACGTCGCCCGCCACCCGCAGACCCAGCCCGAACCGGGCCGCCGCCTGCGCGGTGGTGAACGGCCCCCGGGTGCGGGCGTAGCGGCCCAGGAGTTCGCCGAGCGGGTCGGCGACGGCGCCGGTGAAGGTGGTTGGCACCCCGACCGGCACCGCCACCCCCACGGCGTCGCGCAACAGGCCGATGTCCTCGACCGCCACCCACCACTGCCGCCCGGCGTAGGACACCCGCAGCGCCCGTCTGGCCGCGGCGAGCTCGTCCAGCCAGCCGCCGACATCGGCGGAGGTGGACCGGGCGGCGATCTCCTCGGCGGTCAGCGGCCCGAGCATCCGGAGCAGGTCGGCCACCCCTTCCACATCGCGCACGGCGCGGTCCGCGGTGAGATGCTGCAACTGGCGCCCGGTGGTGGCGACGACGTCCGGGTCGAGCAGCTCGCGCAGTTCGACCCGGCCCAGCAGTTCGGCCAGCAGCGTGGGGTCCAGCGACAGGGCCGCGGCGCGC contains:
- the nei2 gene encoding endonuclease VIII Nei2, with translation MPEGDTVWRTAEMLRVGLTGKTLTRCDIRVPRYATVDLAGLRVDEVLSRGKHLFIRVADASIHSHLKMDGSWRVHPLNRPSRAGHRIRILLEAAGGPGSDIEPVQAVGIDLGVLQVLDRRHDMDVVAHLGPDLLGPDWDAEVAAANLTADPDRPLAEALLDQRVLAGVGNVYCNELCFVTGHLPTTAAGAVTDPVRMMQRARDMLWLNRTRWNRTTTGDTRQGRDLWVYGRGGKPCRRCGTLIARDAGGERVSYWCPHCQR
- a CDS encoding threonine/serine ThrE exporter family protein, encoding MTRLPPAPLRDRITRALRALQKDAPAALAEPDAYDDAEVAAMLRQIGIALVEIQQPTQLVRDRLLHIARRYTTKEVRVVVLPTVLLIQIGAETHEIESSTRGTTQLDLAGRVDAVAELAGAGAITPRDAIAALSDARSMRHRFGPARTILGYVLTTLGFGILINPTWASLPWYVLLGALVGVILTISSSLPALTPVAPAVAAMVVTALSAGFIAEAANDNLLRVISPPLVAILPGMSLTIGAMELASSAVIAGASRLMYGLTQLVLLLFGVTLGLSLIDHRSAQQMSPLMGEWTFYPAIVVIGIGIYLYLSGPPGSLLWLTAAVGVALVGQQVGELFTSPAHAGALGALLTVPFAVIAARIRSSPPAIVMLLAAFWSLVPGALSFESLGEAATDDAIDVRALGSAVAAILSIALGTLVGWSLYTTWTARLRRVNADSADTSN